One window from the genome of Tachysurus vachellii isolate PV-2020 chromosome 5, HZAU_Pvac_v1, whole genome shotgun sequence encodes:
- the si:ch211-198c19.1 gene encoding uncharacterized protein si:ch211-198c19.1, whose product MMAHCNCFGYVLLMAAVIFSSLRTLNSVEELHQTGFGSPPPRHGLALLVWYVQNCIDNNMVSLCNPMEGDYGFHEFKNAGPFFLLPRLKDKKTYGYFTIGNLNYKHAKDLPYEVRKYYNPHDLKSNMDRVIVKYNKNKNKIEEIFISEHYKKVKTYIVGLPLITELRQQ is encoded by the coding sequence ATGATGGCACATTGTAATTGCTTTGGATATGTCCTGTTAATGGCAGCAGTGATTTTTTCCTCCCTGAGAACATTAAACTCTGTGGAGGAGCTGCATCAGACAGGTTTTGGTAGCCCACCTCCAAGACATGGACTCGCACTGCTTGTGTGGTATGTTCAAAACTGTATTGACAACAACATGGTGTCTCTCTGCAACCCCATGGAAGGTGATTACGGTTTCCATGAGTTCAAGAATGCTGGACCGTTTTTTCTCCTACCCAGGCTGAAAGATAAGAAGACATATGGCTACTTCACCATAGGAAACCTTAATTACAAACATGCCAAAGATCTTCCCTATGAAGTCAGAAAATATTATAATCCACATGACCTAAAGAGCAATATGGACAGAGTCATTGTGAAATATaataagaacaagaacaaaatcGAGGAGATATTCATTTCAGAGCACTATAAGAAGGTAAAGACGTATATTGTTGGTTTGCCTCTTATCACTGAGTTAAGACAACAGTAG